The genomic segment CTTGGAGAAGCTGCGCGACAGCGGCGTGTCGGGCTTGCCGGGCAGCCCCGCCGGATTGCCGATCACATATTTTCCGGCATCGTTCATCACGTCCCAGAACTCCGGCTCCAGCACGTCGGCGCCCGCGGCGAAGATCGCCGTGTCCGCCGTCGGCGCCACGCCCAGATCGTAGGCCTGGCGCAGCATGAGCAGGAGGTTGGAGCCGGTGAATCCCGCAACGATCAGGTCCGGCTTGGGGTCGGCACGCTTGAGCTGCAGGAGCTGCGGCGTGAAGTCGGACACCGTGCGCTCGGCCGTGAACGAGGTCACCTTCGCGCCCGTGTTCTCCAGGTTCTTGGTGAACACGTCGATGATGCCGAATCCCCAGTCGGAATTCTCCGAGATGATGGCGATGTTCTTGAAGCCGGCTTCCTTGACCCAGTCGGCGGCCACCGAATAGACGAGCGAGTTGGCCACCGTGATGCGGAAGACCTGCGGGATCTGGGCCGCCGTCACGGAGTCGGACCAGCATTCGCCGGCGACGAAGACGGTGTTGGTCTTCTGCGCCACCGGCCCCACGGCCGAGCAGACCGCGCTGTGCGCGGAGCCGGTGACCGCGGCCACCTCGTCGCCCGTCGCCAGGCGCTCGAATGCCGCCACGCCCTTTTCCGGCACGCCGGAGGTGTCCTCCACGAGGAGCTCGACCTGCTTGCCCAGAAGGCCGCCCGAGGCGTTCAGCTCCTCCACGGCGACGATCATCCCGTCGCGGAGGGATTCGCCCGTCTGCACGCCGCCGGGCGGCGAGAGGGGCGCGATACCGCCGATCTTGATAGTCTCCTGCGCCTGCGCGGCGCCGAGCCCCGCGGCGAGCGCGACGGCCGCCGCCGCCGCTATTCGGGTGAAAGTTGTCATGACTGCTTCCCCTGGTACCGATTGTTTGTGGTCCGGCCTGTCCGCCCTCGCACGTCCCCCGGCGCGGCAAGGAACAGACCGACCTCCCCAGTTTGCGGGCTGGCACGGGTTGCGACAATCGGCTATCGCGGATAGTTATGTCGCCGATAAAACCTCATACAGCGACACTCAGCGACAGGCGACAGCCACTCATGTCCCGGCAGAACTTCACGCAGAACCTGCGCCTTCTGTGCAGCTACCATCCCTCCGTCGCGGAGGTGAGCCGCCGGCTCGGCATGAACCGCCAGCAGATCATGAAGTATCTCTCCGGCGGCGCCTACCCGTCGGCCAGCAGCATGCGCCGCCTCTGCGACTTCTTCGGCGTGGAGGAATACGAGATCGTCATGCCGAGCGACCAGTTCCGCGACATCGTGCGGCTCAAGCCCAGCCTGCCGATCTCCGCCGAGCTCGCGCCGCCCGTCGTCTCCTCGCTCCTGAAGCTCGCCGCCCAGCAATCCTCGCAGCTCACCCGCTATACCGGATACTACTACGAGTTCCGCTATTCCTTCACCACGCCGGGGCTGGTGCTCAAGTCGCTCATCAACGTCTTCGAGAGCGACGGCCTCGTCCTCTACAAGTCCATCGAGCGCCTGCGGCGGCATGGCCCGGGCGCGACCCCGCAACCGGCGGCGGGGACCGACATCTTCAAGTATCTCGGCCTCCTGCTGCAGGTGGGCAACCGCATCCACATGCTCGACCAGGAGGCCATCATGGGCGAGGAGCTGTCCCACATGATCCTCTTCCCGCCCTATCGAAGCCGGATCTCGACGCTCCTTGGCATGAAGATGGGCGTCACCGCGACCGAGGCGCACGAGCCCATCGCGGCCCGCGTCGTGCTGGAGAAGATCGGCCGGAGGGTCGAGGTGCGCCGCGCGCTGGAACATTGCGGCCTGCACCCCGCCGATGCAGACACCGTGCCAGCCTCCGTCCTGTCCTATCTCGACGAGCCGGGCAATGGCGGACCCGCCCTGCTGCACGCCCATCCCGGGCCGAAGAGCTGACGGCGCCTTGTCAGTTGCCCGTGGGCATGCCGAGAGTAGTGTCGACCGCGAGGCCGCCGGTCTGCGCACCGTCGCCGCCCGAGCGTCCGGGATGTCAGACGTCCGGCACGGAGTTCACCCCCGTCCGAGCGCGTAGAACTCGTCGTTGGGCCGCATATTGGTAACGTTCGCCAGCCGGTTCGACATGCCGAAGAAGGCCGAGATCGCCGCGATGTCCCAGGCATCCTCCTCGCTGAAGCCATGGGCCTTGAGCGTCTCGAGATCCGCCTCGCCCACCGCATAGGCCTCCTGCGAGACCTTCACGGCGAAGTCGAGCATCGCCTTCTGCCGGTCGGTGATGTCGGCCTTGCGGTAGTTCACCGCGACCTGGTCGGCGATCAGCGGATCCTTGGCCCGGATGCGCAGGATCGCACCGTGCGCGATCACGCAATACTGGCACTGGTTCAGGTTGGAGGTGGCGACCACGATCATCTCGCGTTCGGCCTTGGTCAGGTTGCCGGGCTTGTCCATCAGCGCATCGTGATAGGCGAAGAAGGCGCGGAACTCGTCCGGCCGATGGGCGAGGACGAGGAAGACATTGGGGATGAAGCCCGATTTCTCCTGCACCGCGAGAATGCGCTCCCGGATGTCGTCGGGCATGTCGGCGAGCTCCGGCACGGGGAAGCGGCTCACGCGGGGGGCGGTGTCGGTCATGTCGGTGTCTCCATGGGTCTGTCGTCAGGGAAGTCTCGAATCCGGACCGCCGGCGGGCGGCAGGGGCGCCGTGGTCTATTCGGCCTCGCCGAGCGGGACGGTCACGCGCCCGCGGACCTGCCCGGCCAGCAAGCGCTCCGACGTCTCCACGACGTCGCCGAGCGCGACGGGCTCGGTGATGCCCTCAAGGATCGCCGGATCGAGATCGCGCGCCAGGCGGCGCCAGGCCTCCAGCCGGTCCTCGCGCGGGCACATCACGCTGTCGATGCCCGCGAGCGTCACGCCGCGCAGGATGAAGGGCGCGACCGTCGCGGGAAAGGACATGCCGCCGGCAAGCCCGCAGGCGGCGACCGTGCCGCGATACCGGATCGAGGCGCAGACATTGGCGAGAACCTGCCCGCCCGCCACGTCGACCGCGCCGGCCCAGCGCTCCCTGGCCAGCGGCCGTCCCGGCTCGGTGAACTCCGCGCGGTCGAGGATCTCCGCCGCGCCGAGGCCCTTCAGGTAGTCCGCCTGCTCGGGCCGGCCGGTCACGGCGGCGACCTCGTATCCAAGCTTCGCCAGCACCGCGGTCGCCACGCTGCCGACGCCGCCGGCCGCGCCGGTCACGAGGACGGGGCCCGACCCCGGCGCAACGCCATGCCGCTCCAGAGCCATGACGCAGAGCATGGCGGTGTATCCCGCCGTGCCGATGCTCATGGCCTGCGCCATGGTGAAGGGGGCCTGGAGCGGAACGAGCCAGTCGCCCTTCACGCGCGCCTTCTCCGCAAGGCCGCCCCAATGCGTCTCGCCGACGCCCCAGCCATTGAGGACGACCCTGTCGCCCGGCCTGTAGCCGTCATGGTCGGAGCTCTCGACGACGCCCGCGAAATCGATGCCCGGCACCATCGGGAAGCTGCGCACCACCGGCCCCTTCCCGGTGATCGCGAGCGCGTCCTTGTAGTTGAGCGTGGAGCAGGCGACCCGCACGGTCACGTCGCCCTCCGGCAGGCGCGCCTCGTCGAGCCTGGTCAGCCCGGCGGTCTGGCCGCTTTCGTCCTTCTCGATCAGGATGGCGTCGAACATCAGGATATCCTTTCCGGGGCCGCTGCGGGCCGTTTCTCGATGAGGGCGAAGAAACTTTCGGCGAACCGGTCGAGCGGGACCGGGCTGCGCTCCAGCTTGGCGCGGAGAACGGCGCCCTCCCAGCCGATCCAGAAGACGGTCGCCAGATGGGCGCAATCCGCCTCGGGCGCGATCTCGCCCGCCTCCCGCGCGCGGTCCAGGCACCGGGCGGTCCTCGCCTCCCAGTCCTCGAACACGGCGATCAGACGGTCGCGGAACGGTTCCGGCAGGGCGTTCATCTCCTGGCCGAGATTGCCCACGAGGCAGCCGCGCCGGAAGCCGTGCCGCTCCATCCCGGCGCGCGCGTCGGCCACGAAGTCCCGCAGGCGGTCGAGCGGCGCGCGGGTCCCGTCCAGGAACCAGCGGTCCAGCTTGCGCGCGAAATAGGCGGCATAGGCATCGATGAGCGCCAGGCCGAAATCGGCCTTGCTGTCGAAATAGTGATAGAAGGAGCCCTTGGGGATATCGACCGCGCGGAGGATTTCCTCGATCCCGACCGTGCCGAACCCCCGTTCCGTCAATATGGCAACCCCCGCCTTCAGGAGCCGCGCCTGCGCGGCCTCCATCCGCCTGCCGTCCTTCGGCGGCCGCCCCCGGCGCCGCGCGGGGCTCGATTGCTGGGTTCCCGTCATGGCCGGAATTATTAGACCGACCGTCTCCAAAATTCAATCGGCGACCGGCCGGACGGCGCGGATATTTCTCAAGTCATTCATCCAACGGGAAAAATCAGTCCCCGGCGTCCTGGGACACCTCGCGGACCTGCCACAGGAGGACGGGGGCCTGCCTGCCCCAAAATGGCGCCCAGGCCCATACCGGCAGTTGACAAATGCCGGCCAGCCCCGATGATAGAGTCATAAATAGGAATATGGTTCACATATATGAACAATCAGGTCAAGTCCGCTGCTCGGGTTCTCGACGTTCTGGAACTGCTGTCCAGCCGGAACGAGCCGATGCGCCTGAACGATCTGGCGCTGGCGCTCGGATTTCCGAAGAGCAGCACCTACGGGCTTCTGAGCACGCTGGTGGCGCGCGGCTATGTGTCCAAGGACAGCGGCGACCGATACGCAATCGTGGAGGAGTTCCGCCGCGGCTTCGGCTGGGTCGGCGGCTTCGAGGCCCTGCTCCGCTCCGTGGCCGCCCCCATCGTGGAGGAGATCCGCGACAGGCTGGACGAGACCGTGTTCGTCTGCGTGCGCACGGAAAAGCAGAATGCCCGGCTGGTGTGCAAGGCCGTCAGCCGGCAGCCGATCCGCTACGACGCCTCCGACCAGAACTCCCTGCCCGGTTACGGGACGGTGATGGGCCGCGTCCTGCTGGCCCATCAGCCGCCGGAGGTGATCGACGCCTATTTCGCGCGGACCGAGCTCTTGCCCTTCAACGAGAAGACGGTGACCGACGAGGCCGGCATCCGCGCCGAGCTGGAGCGCATCCGCGAGGACGGGTACGGGACCATCGTCGACCAGTACGCCGCCGGCGGCGCCGGCATCGCCGCGCCGATCCGCAGGGACGACGGCCGGGTCATGGCGGTGCTCGACATCGCCACGGTCACCTCCCGCTACGAGGCGCGCAAGGGGGAGATGCTGGCGGCCGTGCTGGACGGCGCGGCACGCATCAGCGCCCGGCTGGGCTACCGGCCGGGCACGGAGGCGGACAGGCCCGCAGGCAAGGCCTCAGGCCGGAAAACGAGAGGAGACGCTTGAGATGGGGTATCGCGTGGGCGTGGATATCGGTGGCACCTTCGCCGATTTCTGTGCTGTCGACGAGGAGGCGGGCGGCATCGCCACCGTGAAGGTCCTCACCACGCCCGACCGGCCGGGCCAGGAAGTCATTGACGGGCTGAAGGCGCTTGAGACGCGCTTCGGCATCGCGCCCTCCGAGATCAGCTATTTCACCCACGGCACCACCGTCGGCATCAACGCGATCATCATGCGCAAGGGCATCCGCCTGGCGCTGTTCACGACCGAGCATTTCTGCGACGTGCTGGAGCTGGCGCGCCTGAAGATGCCCGACCCCTACAATCTTCTGTCGGCGCGCCCCGAGCCGCTGGTCGCCCGCGACCTCGTCTTCGGCGTGCGCGAGCGCATCCTCGCCGACGGCAGCATCGACACCCCGCTCGACGCCCGCAGCCTGCGCGATGCGGTCGATGCCGCAAGACGCCGGGGCGCGGAGGGGATCGTCGTCTCCTTCCTGCATGCCTATCGCAACTCCGCGCACGAGGCGGAGGCGAAGGCGCTGATCGGGGAGATCGCGCCGGACCTGCATGTCTATTGCTCCCACGAGATCCGCCCGATCATCCGGGAGTACGAGCGCTCCTCCACCGCCGTGATCCACGGCTATGTGCAACCGCGCGTGTCGCAGTATCTCGGCGCCCTGCAGAGCGCGCTCGGCGGCATCGGCGTCGATCCCGAACCGATGATCACCAAGTCCAATGGCGGGATCATGTCGGTGGAGGTCGGCAAGACCGCCTGCGTGGAGATGCTTCTGTCCGGCACCGCGGCCGGCGTCATGGGGGCGGCCTTCGTGGCCCGCGAGGCGGGCGAGGACAAGGTTTTGAGCCTCGATATCGGCGGCACCTCCGCCGATGTGGCGATCATCGTCGACGGCCAGCCGGGCTACGGCATGAACGAGACGGTCGGCGATTTCCCGATCTATGTTCCCACCGTCTCGGTGACGTCCATCGGCGAAGGCGGCGGCTCCATCGCGCGGATGGACAGCGCCGGCATCCTCCGGGTCGGGCCGGAAAGCGCGGGGTCCGTCCCCGGACCGGCAGCCTATGGACGGGGCGGAACGCAGGCCACCATCACCGACGCCTTCGTCGCCCTCGGCCTCCTCGATATCCCGTCGCTGGGCTACGGCATGGTCGAGGTCGACAGGGCCAGGGCGGTCGCGGCGATCGAGCCCCTTGCCGCGCAGCTTGGCTCGACGGTCGGGGAAACGGCGGAAGGCATCGTCGGCATCGCCGTCTCCGGCATGTTCCGCGAAGTGTCGAAGCTGTGCTCGCGACGCGGCATCGACATTCACGATTTCAGCCTTCTCGCCTTTGGCGGCGGCGGCCCCATGCTCGCCTGCCTGCTGGCCCGCGACCTGGGCATGAAGCGGGTTATCGTCCCGCCCTCTCCCGGGGTCCTGTCCGCGCTGGGCGGCCTGACGGCGGATGTGCGCAACGACTTTACCGAGACCGCCTATTACGACCTCGCGCCGGCCAATGTCTCGCGCATGCGCGAGACCATCGCCCGGCTGAGCGACCGCGCGCGCCGCTGGATGGTCGAGGAGCAGCGCTTCGGCGGCACGCCGGCCTATTTCGCCTCCGGCGAGATGCGCTATCGCGGCCAGAGTTTCGAGATCGAGGTGGCGATCGACTCCGACGCGCTGGCCGCAGGCGATCTCGAGCGGATCGCCACGGCCTTCCACGCCGAGCACCGCCGCCTCTACGGGCATGCCGACCCCGACGCGCCGATCCAGATCATCGCCATCAACCTCGTCGTGACCGGCCAGTCGGCCAAGCCCACCCTTCCCCGCCATGCGCTGGAGCCGCGCATGGTGGCTCCGGACAAGACGATCATGGCCCGGCTGGATGGCAGGCAGCGCGAGATCGCGCTGTTCCACCGCCGCGACCTCACGCCGGGCGCGGCGTTCTCCAGCCCCTGCGTCATCGCGCAGGACGACACGACCACAATTGTCCCGGACGGCTTCCACGGAACGGTCGACGCCTGCGGGAACCTGATCCTGACGCTCTCGGAGGTCTCTGGTGCGCACTGATCCCGTCACGTTGAAGGTGCTGGAAAACCATGCCCAGGCAGTTGCCGAAAGCATGGCCTACACGCTGTTCCGCACGGCCCATTCGACCTTCGTGAAGGAAACGGAGGATTTCACCACCGGGCTGGTCACCCCGTCGGGCATGACCTTCGCCAGCCCGCGCGATCTCGGCGCGACGTGGTTCATCGGGCTCGACTATGCCGGCGCCCTGTCCATGATCGACGACTACGAGGAGGGCGACATCTGCGTCACGAACGATCCCTATTCGGGCTTCGTGTGCACCCATACGCCCGACATGCATATCTGGAAGCCGATCTTCTGGGAGGGCGAGCTCGTCGCCTTCGCCGTCGGCCACATCCACAACACCGACATGGGCGGCGCGGTGCCGGCCTCCCTGTCGCGCGCCAATAGCGAGGTCCATCAGGAAGGAGTGCGCTTCCGGCCGACCAAGCTGGTGAGCCGTGGCGTCCTGAACCGGCAGCTCGTCGACACGATCATGCTGAATGTGCGCATGCCCGAGCAGAACCGCGGGGATCTCAACGCGCAGATCGCGGCGGTGAACACCGGCGAG from the Kaustia mangrovi genome contains:
- a CDS encoding ABC transporter substrate-binding protein is translated as MTTFTRIAAAAAVALAAGLGAAQAQETIKIGGIAPLSPPGGVQTGESLRDGMIVAVEELNASGGLLGKQVELLVEDTSGVPEKGVAAFERLATGDEVAAVTGSAHSAVCSAVGPVAQKTNTVFVAGECWSDSVTAAQIPQVFRITVANSLVYSVAADWVKEAGFKNIAIISENSDWGFGIIDVFTKNLENTGAKVTSFTAERTVSDFTPQLLQLKRADPKPDLIVAGFTGSNLLLMLRQAYDLGVAPTADTAIFAAGADVLEPEFWDVMNDAGKYVIGNPAGLPGKPDTPLSRSFSKAYQEKFDRPANAVAMEGYDGVMVIAEAIKAAGSTDSDAIQAELRKMKWDGTRGQIHFPQTTEPAWAFQQWPDVPIFVIQYDETGQTPSQAEILWPKSSATTDELVMKPE
- a CDS encoding helix-turn-helix domain-containing protein, with the translated sequence MSRQNFTQNLRLLCSYHPSVAEVSRRLGMNRQQIMKYLSGGAYPSASSMRRLCDFFGVEEYEIVMPSDQFRDIVRLKPSLPISAELAPPVVSSLLKLAAQQSSQLTRYTGYYYEFRYSFTTPGLVLKSLINVFESDGLVLYKSIERLRRHGPGATPQPAAGTDIFKYLGLLLQVGNRIHMLDQEAIMGEELSHMILFPPYRSRISTLLGMKMGVTATEAHEPIAARVVLEKIGRRVEVRRALEHCGLHPADADTVPASVLSYLDEPGNGGPALLHAHPGPKS
- a CDS encoding peroxidase-related enzyme (This protein belongs to a clade of uncharacterized proteins related to peroxidases such as the alkylhydroperoxidase AhpD.) — translated: MTDTAPRVSRFPVPELADMPDDIRERILAVQEKSGFIPNVFLVLAHRPDEFRAFFAYHDALMDKPGNLTKAEREMIVVATSNLNQCQYCVIAHGAILRIRAKDPLIADQVAVNYRKADITDRQKAMLDFAVKVSQEAYAVGEADLETLKAHGFSEEDAWDIAAISAFFGMSNRLANVTNMRPNDEFYALGRG
- a CDS encoding MDR family oxidoreductase, encoding MFDAILIEKDESGQTAGLTRLDEARLPEGDVTVRVACSTLNYKDALAITGKGPVVRSFPMVPGIDFAGVVESSDHDGYRPGDRVVLNGWGVGETHWGGLAEKARVKGDWLVPLQAPFTMAQAMSIGTAGYTAMLCVMALERHGVAPGSGPVLVTGAAGGVGSVATAVLAKLGYEVAAVTGRPEQADYLKGLGAAEILDRAEFTEPGRPLARERWAGAVDVAGGQVLANVCASIRYRGTVAACGLAGGMSFPATVAPFILRGVTLAGIDSVMCPREDRLEAWRRLARDLDPAILEGITEPVALGDVVETSERLLAGQVRGRVTVPLGEAE
- a CDS encoding TetR/AcrR family transcriptional regulator, producing MEAAQARLLKAGVAILTERGFGTVGIEEILRAVDIPKGSFYHYFDSKADFGLALIDAYAAYFARKLDRWFLDGTRAPLDRLRDFVADARAGMERHGFRRGCLVGNLGQEMNALPEPFRDRLIAVFEDWEARTARCLDRAREAGEIAPEADCAHLATVFWIGWEGAVLRAKLERSPVPLDRFAESFFALIEKRPAAAPERIS
- a CDS encoding IclR family transcriptional regulator, giving the protein MNNQVKSAARVLDVLELLSSRNEPMRLNDLALALGFPKSSTYGLLSTLVARGYVSKDSGDRYAIVEEFRRGFGWVGGFEALLRSVAAPIVEEIRDRLDETVFVCVRTEKQNARLVCKAVSRQPIRYDASDQNSLPGYGTVMGRVLLAHQPPEVIDAYFARTELLPFNEKTVTDEAGIRAELERIREDGYGTIVDQYAAGGAGIAAPIRRDDGRVMAVLDIATVTSRYEARKGEMLAAVLDGAARISARLGYRPGTEADRPAGKASGRKTRGDA
- a CDS encoding hydantoinase/oxoprolinase family protein, with the protein product MGYRVGVDIGGTFADFCAVDEEAGGIATVKVLTTPDRPGQEVIDGLKALETRFGIAPSEISYFTHGTTVGINAIIMRKGIRLALFTTEHFCDVLELARLKMPDPYNLLSARPEPLVARDLVFGVRERILADGSIDTPLDARSLRDAVDAARRRGAEGIVVSFLHAYRNSAHEAEAKALIGEIAPDLHVYCSHEIRPIIREYERSSTAVIHGYVQPRVSQYLGALQSALGGIGVDPEPMITKSNGGIMSVEVGKTACVEMLLSGTAAGVMGAAFVAREAGEDKVLSLDIGGTSADVAIIVDGQPGYGMNETVGDFPIYVPTVSVTSIGEGGGSIARMDSAGILRVGPESAGSVPGPAAYGRGGTQATITDAFVALGLLDIPSLGYGMVEVDRARAVAAIEPLAAQLGSTVGETAEGIVGIAVSGMFREVSKLCSRRGIDIHDFSLLAFGGGGPMLACLLARDLGMKRVIVPPSPGVLSALGGLTADVRNDFTETAYYDLAPANVSRMRETIARLSDRARRWMVEEQRFGGTPAYFASGEMRYRGQSFEIEVAIDSDALAAGDLERIATAFHAEHRRLYGHADPDAPIQIIAINLVVTGQSAKPTLPRHALEPRMVAPDKTIMARLDGRQREIALFHRRDLTPGAAFSSPCVIAQDDTTTIVPDGFHGTVDACGNLILTLSEVSGAH